A stretch of the Musa acuminata AAA Group cultivar baxijiao chromosome BXJ2-7, Cavendish_Baxijiao_AAA, whole genome shotgun sequence genome encodes the following:
- the LOC135617467 gene encoding uncharacterized protein LOC135617467 isoform X1 translates to MGQLFSSIGGKFQRAGAGAGAGNGWRERQLRKIADEAFDRIRTDSHDDRLTFQDLYIAVLYAYNDINKFLPGPHNDPPSKEKLKAMMEEYDINLDGLLDREEFAELMRKLTADTVRSVGQNLLIGLVLVPTIALLAKRATEGFPVVGKVAQRTPNFVYASIVALGVVLVQKPNC, encoded by the exons ATGGGTCAGCTCTTCTCCTCCATCGGAGGCAAGTTCCAAC gagcaggagcaggagcaggagcagggAACGGATGGCGCGAGAGGCAGCTGAGGAAGATTGCTGATGAGGCCTTCGACCGCATCAGAACCGATTCGCACGACGACCGGCTCACCTTCCAAGACCTATACATCGCCGTCCTCTACGCCTACAA TGACATCAACAAGTTCCTCCCGGGGCCTCACAACGACCCCCCCTCGAAGGAGAAGCTGAAAGCAATGATGGAG GAGTACGACATCAACCTGGACGGCTTGCTCGACCGCGAGGAGTTCGCAGAGCTGATGAGGAAGCTTACGGCCGATACCGTGAGGTCGGTGGGGCAAAATCTACTGATTGGACTGGTGTTGGTGCCGACAATAGCGCTGCTGGCCAAGAGGGCCACCGAGGGGTTTCCGGTCGTGGGCAAGGTGGCGCAGAGAACGCCCAATTTTGTGTATGCCTCCATTGTCGCTCTTGGAGTTGTGCTGGTCCAAAAGCCAAACTGCTGA
- the LOC135617467 gene encoding uncharacterized protein LOC135617467 isoform X2 produces MGQLFSSIGGKFQRAGNGWRERQLRKIADEAFDRIRTDSHDDRLTFQDLYIAVLYAYNDINKFLPGPHNDPPSKEKLKAMMEEYDINLDGLLDREEFAELMRKLTADTVRSVGQNLLIGLVLVPTIALLAKRATEGFPVVGKVAQRTPNFVYASIVALGVVLVQKPNC; encoded by the exons ATGGGTCAGCTCTTCTCCTCCATCGGAGGCAAGTTCCAAC gagcagggAACGGATGGCGCGAGAGGCAGCTGAGGAAGATTGCTGATGAGGCCTTCGACCGCATCAGAACCGATTCGCACGACGACCGGCTCACCTTCCAAGACCTATACATCGCCGTCCTCTACGCCTACAA TGACATCAACAAGTTCCTCCCGGGGCCTCACAACGACCCCCCCTCGAAGGAGAAGCTGAAAGCAATGATGGAG GAGTACGACATCAACCTGGACGGCTTGCTCGACCGCGAGGAGTTCGCAGAGCTGATGAGGAAGCTTACGGCCGATACCGTGAGGTCGGTGGGGCAAAATCTACTGATTGGACTGGTGTTGGTGCCGACAATAGCGCTGCTGGCCAAGAGGGCCACCGAGGGGTTTCCGGTCGTGGGCAAGGTGGCGCAGAGAACGCCCAATTTTGTGTATGCCTCCATTGTCGCTCTTGGAGTTGTGCTGGTCCAAAAGCCAAACTGCTGA